One genomic region from Cellulomonas fengjieae encodes:
- a CDS encoding DUF3040 domain-containing protein, with translation MPLSEYEQRVLEQMERQLTSDDPRLANTLTQRGHRPLGRYVIAGVGAAVGLLLLVLGAANSLPWLGVIGFLVMFGAVAFAFAAPHRAGPQGVVQGDGKVKPAAPRGRRKPGLMSRLEERWERRRGESGR, from the coding sequence ATGCCTCTCTCCGAGTACGAGCAGCGCGTGCTCGAGCAGATGGAACGGCAGTTGACGTCTGACGACCCTCGGCTCGCAAACACGCTGACCCAGCGCGGGCACCGCCCGCTCGGCCGCTACGTCATAGCGGGAGTCGGTGCGGCCGTCGGTCTGCTCCTCCTCGTGCTCGGAGCCGCGAACAGTCTTCCGTGGCTCGGCGTCATCGGCTTCCTCGTCATGTTCGGTGCCGTTGCCTTCGCCTTCGCAGCTCCCCACCGCGCCGGGCCTCAGGGCGTCGTGCAGGGGGACGGCAAGGTCAAGCCCGCAGCGCCGCGGGGTCGTCGCAAGCCCGGTCTCATGTCCCGTCTCGAGGAGCGCTGGGAGCGACGCCGCGGCGAGAGCGGTCGCTGA
- a CDS encoding DUF58 domain-containing protein: MRLRPTPRGWALAAAGVVALQIGVVLGAVDLVRIGTLALLLVVGAAVAVGLLDPGRGKHRLSVQRRTTPNPVHAGEEAQIEVVIAATDPAARVRLAGLKFAEQAATELSGGRPLRARVARAPRQVTVTYTVQAARRGRWPLGPLVVTRSDPFGVVRTSATLGEQAEVSVWPAVVPLPSPSDVLVGEPDRVAIGARTPSTDDASLRDYREGDDLRRVHWTSSARRGALMVRSDERAGMRPVSMLLDLPARAASLEWSISLAASMSLAMLDGGHPVRFVSGSPDGARPYPLGYVHDRSGPGARSAVLDRTIDLEAPRTAAQGEAELVSAAHLLHSTDAGGEIVLAVLGPLGAPARAALAHVADNALAWAAVRADTPAQEAQAEHTIKALRRAGWRACRVTAGEPIVSCWLRLLGSAQ; this comes from the coding sequence ATGCGACTCCGCCCGACCCCGCGCGGCTGGGCGCTGGCGGCCGCGGGCGTCGTCGCGCTGCAGATCGGTGTCGTGCTCGGTGCCGTCGACCTGGTCCGCATCGGCACGCTCGCCCTGCTGCTCGTGGTCGGCGCCGCCGTGGCCGTCGGCCTGCTGGACCCGGGACGCGGGAAGCACCGGCTGAGCGTCCAGCGGCGCACCACCCCGAACCCGGTGCACGCCGGTGAGGAGGCGCAGATCGAGGTCGTCATCGCCGCCACGGACCCGGCAGCACGCGTCCGCCTCGCCGGCCTGAAGTTCGCCGAGCAGGCGGCCACCGAGCTCTCGGGGGGACGTCCGCTGCGCGCACGGGTGGCACGCGCCCCGCGCCAGGTCACCGTGACCTACACGGTGCAGGCGGCGCGACGCGGCCGGTGGCCCCTCGGCCCGCTCGTCGTCACCCGCAGCGACCCGTTCGGCGTCGTGCGGACCTCGGCGACGCTCGGCGAGCAGGCCGAGGTGTCGGTCTGGCCGGCCGTCGTCCCGCTGCCGTCGCCGAGCGACGTGCTCGTCGGCGAGCCCGACCGGGTCGCCATCGGCGCCCGGACGCCGTCGACCGACGACGCCTCCCTGCGTGACTACCGCGAGGGCGACGACCTGCGGCGGGTGCACTGGACCAGCAGCGCTCGCCGGGGTGCGCTCATGGTCCGCTCCGACGAGCGCGCCGGCATGCGCCCGGTCTCGATGCTGCTCGACCTGCCCGCGCGCGCGGCGAGCCTGGAGTGGTCCATCTCGCTGGCCGCGTCCATGTCGCTCGCCATGCTCGACGGGGGCCACCCCGTCCGGTTCGTGAGCGGCTCCCCCGACGGCGCGCGCCCGTACCCCCTGGGGTACGTGCACGACCGCTCGGGCCCCGGCGCCCGCAGCGCGGTCCTCGACCGGACCATCGACCTCGAGGCGCCCCGCACCGCCGCGCAGGGTGAGGCCGAGCTGGTCTCCGCGGCACACCTGCTGCACTCCACCGACGCGGGCGGTGAGATCGTGCTCGCCGTCCTCGGCCCGCTCGGCGCCCCGGCACGGGCAGCCCTCGCCCACGTCGCCGACAACGCGCTCGCGTGGGCGGCGGTCCGGGCCGACACCCCCGCCCAGGAGGCGCAGGCCGAGCACACCATCAAGGCACTGCGCCGGGCCGGGTGGCGCGCGTGCCGGGTCACCGCCGGGGAGCCGATCGTGAGCTGCTGGCTACGTCTGCTGGGGTCGGCGCAGTGA
- a CDS encoding transglutaminase family protein produces the protein MTGRVQRIPRGPRSALGTALVAAATCASLFALTGLIVRGSWLPATCVIVLVVAAVVAGVRAVTRSAWAPTLAGTAVAVVVLLVRYGAPPGRLQVLPDLGSLDRTLATAREGVALINASLVPMAGARPAELLVVTGALAVFLLADLVALGIGAPALSGLAFACMWAPAVVLGFPASGWAIGWTALFYLLLLALSAAPPTAHSDRGRRASVAVLASVSLIIATLLAGPAVAAFPGWATMSMPSFGSGPVGPMSLSDDLDLRESLGTRSGQVVLRYTVTPETAPEAAPQADAPTPSPSESAAGDGNVTANDVGPLRAFTLTTFDGSVWDRSDSLDLTSWDPTTLLSSDPEIRGTVPDAERGTLATVQLEVGNMRERRLPVSTFPRTLDVPGQWEYDPARDEVIGRRGTFDGMTYGMRVQIPSLTKEDLAGADVGEPDDDGASLEVPQTAHTDDVSALAREITADASTPYEQAMALQTYFRATTNFTYDTRVAPSQSDDAVWDFVQSQRGYCVQFATSMAMMARTLDIPARVGVGFLPGDSDRNGGYVVSGQKAHAWPELYFEGHGWVRFEPTPAVQTGAPPRWSDPFVGVSAPAGQPDDIVPLPGQGSTASAAPGAQSSPGGAADDAQAWMPVAITVALVLGVAGLALALVRRRTRLRSDLTPERAWQRARRRLGAKGVSWTDADSPRTVVASVHEQLRTTAGAPLSGPPAEALERLANTVERERYARVQPDVEPAVLAGWVAEMMRGVETLLDDRSRLSDRSRRGVAPSAPRDGT, from the coding sequence GTGACCGGCCGCGTGCAGCGCATCCCGCGCGGGCCGCGCTCGGCCCTCGGCACGGCCCTGGTGGCCGCGGCGACGTGCGCGAGCCTGTTCGCCCTCACCGGCCTCATCGTGCGGGGCAGCTGGCTGCCCGCGACCTGCGTCATCGTGCTGGTCGTCGCCGCGGTGGTGGCCGGGGTCCGCGCCGTCACACGGTCCGCGTGGGCGCCGACGCTCGCCGGCACGGCGGTCGCCGTCGTCGTCCTGCTGGTGCGGTACGGGGCGCCACCCGGGCGCCTCCAGGTCCTGCCCGACCTCGGCTCCCTCGACCGGACGCTGGCGACGGCGCGCGAGGGTGTGGCCCTCATCAACGCTTCCCTGGTGCCGATGGCGGGTGCCCGTCCCGCCGAGCTCCTCGTCGTCACGGGTGCCCTCGCCGTCTTCCTGCTCGCCGACCTGGTCGCCCTGGGCATCGGGGCGCCCGCGCTGTCCGGCCTCGCGTTCGCGTGCATGTGGGCGCCCGCGGTGGTGCTCGGCTTCCCCGCGAGCGGGTGGGCCATCGGCTGGACCGCCCTGTTCTACCTGCTGCTCCTCGCGCTGAGCGCCGCCCCACCGACCGCCCACAGCGACCGCGGGCGCCGCGCCTCGGTGGCGGTGCTCGCCTCGGTGTCGCTGATCATCGCGACCCTGCTGGCGGGTCCGGCCGTGGCGGCGTTCCCGGGCTGGGCGACCATGAGCATGCCGAGCTTCGGCAGCGGACCCGTCGGCCCGATGTCCCTCAGCGACGACCTCGACCTGCGCGAGAGCCTGGGCACGCGGTCCGGTCAGGTGGTCCTGCGGTACACCGTCACGCCGGAGACCGCTCCCGAGGCCGCACCCCAGGCCGACGCCCCGACGCCCTCGCCGTCGGAGAGCGCCGCGGGTGACGGCAACGTCACCGCCAACGACGTGGGTCCGCTGCGCGCCTTCACGCTCACCACGTTCGACGGCAGCGTGTGGGACCGGTCCGACTCCCTCGACCTGACCTCCTGGGACCCCACCACGCTGCTGTCGTCCGACCCGGAGATCCGGGGAACGGTCCCCGACGCCGAGCGCGGCACCCTGGCGACCGTCCAGCTCGAGGTCGGCAACATGCGGGAACGTCGCCTGCCCGTGAGCACCTTCCCCCGCACCCTGGACGTGCCCGGGCAGTGGGAGTACGACCCGGCACGCGACGAGGTGATCGGTCGCCGCGGCACGTTCGACGGCATGACCTACGGCATGCGGGTCCAGATCCCCTCCCTGACCAAGGAGGACCTGGCCGGCGCCGACGTGGGCGAGCCCGACGACGACGGCGCCTCGCTCGAGGTGCCGCAGACCGCGCACACCGATGACGTCTCCGCGCTCGCCCGGGAGATCACCGCGGACGCCAGCACGCCGTACGAGCAGGCGATGGCGCTGCAGACGTACTTCCGGGCGACGACGAACTTCACCTACGACACGCGCGTGGCCCCCTCGCAGTCCGACGACGCCGTCTGGGACTTCGTGCAGTCGCAGCGCGGGTACTGCGTCCAGTTCGCGACGTCCATGGCGATGATGGCTCGCACGCTGGACATCCCTGCTCGCGTCGGCGTCGGCTTCCTGCCCGGCGACTCCGACCGCAACGGGGGCTACGTGGTCTCGGGGCAGAAGGCGCACGCCTGGCCGGAGCTCTACTTCGAGGGGCACGGCTGGGTCCGGTTCGAGCCGACGCCCGCGGTGCAGACCGGCGCGCCGCCGCGCTGGAGCGACCCGTTCGTCGGCGTGTCCGCCCCGGCCGGACAGCCCGACGACATCGTCCCGCTGCCGGGTCAGGGCAGCACGGCGTCGGCGGCCCCCGGGGCCCAGTCCTCGCCGGGCGGTGCGGCTGACGACGCCCAGGCGTGGATGCCGGTGGCGATCACGGTCGCTCTCGTGCTGGGGGTGGCCGGCCTCGCGCTGGCGCTGGTCCGGCGCCGGACCCGGCTGCGCTCCGACCTCACGCCCGAGCGGGCCTGGCAGCGTGCGCGCCGCCGGCTCGGGGCCAAGGGCGTCTCATGGACCGACGCGGACTCCCCCCGCACCGTCGTCGCGTCGGTGCACGAGCAGCTGCGGACGACCGCGGGAGCACCCCTGAGCGGCCCCCCGGCCGAGGCGCTCGAGCGGTTGGCGAACACGGTAGAGCGGGAGCGTTACGCGAGGGTGCAGCCGGACGTGGAGCCGGCCGTCCTGGCCGGCTGGGTCGCCGAGATGATGCGGGGGGTCGAGACGCTGCTCGACGACCGCTCCAGGCTCAGCGACCGCTCTCGCCGCGGCGTCGCTCCCAGCGCTCCTCGAGACGGGACATGA
- a CDS encoding spermidine synthase, with translation MAARDRSARRSPASHRAPTRPAGRALWPTGPLPIPTGTVELTRDPDDPDGVTVLVNGVPSSYLDLADPTRLVFEYMQQMAAVIERVEPPGGPLDVVHLGAAGCALARALDASRPGSRQLAVELDTVLPELVRGWFDLPRSPALRIRAGDARAQLSTLPDASADVVVRDVFAGDRTPDHVRTREMVAEVARVLRPGGLYLANCADRPPLAGARAEGATLRTAFADLAVVAEPGLLRGRGYGNVVLAATDDPDLLCSAALARAIRSLPAPARMLHGAEVTAFVGDASALRDAPDAVT, from the coding sequence ATGGCTGCCCGCGACCGTTCCGCCCGACGCAGTCCAGCCTCGCACCGAGCACCCACACGACCCGCGGGGCGGGCGCTGTGGCCGACCGGCCCGCTGCCCATACCGACGGGCACCGTCGAGCTGACGCGGGACCCCGACGACCCGGACGGCGTGACCGTCCTCGTCAACGGCGTGCCGAGCTCGTATCTCGACCTTGCCGATCCCACCCGGCTGGTCTTCGAGTACATGCAGCAGATGGCTGCGGTGATCGAACGGGTCGAGCCGCCCGGCGGACCCCTCGACGTCGTGCACCTGGGCGCCGCGGGGTGCGCGCTCGCCCGGGCGCTGGACGCGTCGCGGCCCGGGTCGAGGCAGCTCGCGGTCGAGCTCGACACCGTCCTGCCCGAGCTGGTGCGGGGCTGGTTCGACCTCCCGCGGTCCCCCGCCCTGCGCATCCGGGCGGGGGATGCCCGCGCGCAGCTCTCGACGCTCCCGGACGCCTCGGCGGACGTCGTCGTGCGGGACGTCTTCGCCGGCGACAGGACGCCCGACCACGTCCGCACGCGGGAGATGGTGGCCGAGGTGGCCCGGGTGCTGCGTCCGGGCGGGCTGTACCTGGCCAACTGCGCGGACCGGCCGCCGTTGGCCGGCGCCCGCGCGGAGGGTGCGACGCTGCGCACGGCGTTCGCCGACCTCGCCGTGGTGGCCGAGCCCGGCCTGCTGCGGGGCCGGGGCTACGGCAACGTCGTCCTCGCGGCGACGGACGACCCCGACCTCCTGTGCTCGGCGGCGCTCGCCCGCGCCATCCGCAGCCTGCCCGCCCCCGCGCGGATGCTGCACGGTGCCGAGGTCACCGCCTTCGTCGGGGATGCCTCGGCGCTCCGGGACGCCCCCGATGCCGTGACATGA
- a CDS encoding SAV_6107 family HEPN domain-containing protein, with translation MREQLERTHSSPAAAPVPARVLELLGRADAELLAAQFSSEPWEQLSHAHLAALRAGAAVVAARGTPSGRRAPRTVWSMLGVVAPELGSWSTYFAEAASLRAAVDAGRFELVGPQRAEEALCAAEDFVDAARELVTAEGGGLTGRTLSMRVQRVS, from the coding sequence ATGCGAGAGCAGCTCGAACGGACCCACAGCAGCCCGGCCGCGGCGCCGGTTCCCGCCCGGGTGCTCGAGCTGCTCGGTCGTGCCGATGCCGAGCTGCTCGCCGCACAGTTCTCCTCCGAGCCCTGGGAGCAGCTGTCGCACGCGCACCTGGCCGCGCTCCGGGCCGGCGCCGCGGTCGTGGCCGCCCGGGGGACCCCGTCCGGGCGGCGCGCACCGCGCACGGTCTGGAGCATGCTCGGCGTCGTCGCTCCGGAGCTCGGCTCCTGGTCCACCTACTTCGCGGAGGCCGCGTCGTTGCGCGCCGCTGTGGATGCGGGCCGGTTCGAGCTCGTCGGGCCGCAGCGGGCGGAGGAGGCCCTGTGCGCTGCGGAGGACTTCGTCGACGCGGCGCGCGAGCTCGTGACGGCCGAGGGCGGCGGACTCACCGGCAGGACGCTGAGCATGCGCGTGCAGCGCGTGTCATGA
- the dinB gene encoding DNA polymerase IV codes for MSRAPRSVAAARDWGHEEVGCSILHVDMDAFFASVELARRPHLRGLPVIVGGTTRAVVLAATYEARAFGVHSAMPMAAALRRCPQAVVVPPDHDAYREVSTGVMRLLNDVTVLVEQVSVDEAFLDVGGARRRLGPPTVIAQAIRRQVRDQFGITCSVGIGSTKLVAKLASGHAKPDGVLLVPRAATLDFLRVLPVGALGGVGEKTEAALARWGIRTVAELADSEPATVQRAVGRVTGAHLVDLAWGRDPRPVVPGREEKSVGAEETFPADVADLAVVQDKARELADRCAVRLRSQGLVGRTIGIKIRTADFRTLTRSRTLVTPTDVGREVFLTARELLAGVDLGGLPVRLVGVRAEGLSPAAVTIRQPTLVEASDDQVQARGDAERAMDRVRERFGRRSIEAGLSQSGGVSSGSTITILPTDLS; via the coding sequence ATGAGCCGCGCCCCCCGGTCGGTGGCCGCGGCGCGGGACTGGGGCCACGAGGAGGTCGGCTGCTCGATCCTCCACGTGGACATGGACGCGTTCTTCGCCTCGGTGGAGCTCGCACGCCGCCCGCACCTGCGGGGGCTCCCGGTGATCGTCGGCGGCACGACCCGCGCCGTGGTGCTGGCCGCGACGTACGAGGCCCGGGCGTTCGGCGTGCACTCGGCGATGCCCATGGCGGCGGCCCTGCGGCGGTGCCCGCAGGCGGTCGTCGTGCCGCCGGACCACGACGCGTACCGCGAGGTCTCCACGGGCGTCATGCGGCTGCTCAACGACGTCACGGTGCTGGTCGAGCAGGTGAGCGTCGACGAGGCGTTCCTCGACGTCGGGGGCGCGCGGCGCCGGCTGGGTCCGCCCACGGTGATCGCCCAGGCGATCCGCCGGCAGGTGCGGGACCAGTTCGGCATCACCTGCTCGGTCGGCATCGGCTCCACCAAGCTCGTCGCCAAGCTCGCGTCCGGTCACGCCAAGCCCGACGGCGTCCTGCTGGTCCCGCGAGCGGCGACGCTGGACTTCCTGCGGGTCCTTCCCGTGGGTGCGCTCGGCGGCGTGGGGGAGAAGACCGAGGCCGCCCTCGCACGCTGGGGGATCAGGACGGTGGCGGAGCTCGCCGACAGCGAGCCGGCCACGGTCCAGCGCGCCGTCGGCAGGGTGACGGGCGCCCATCTGGTCGATCTCGCCTGGGGGCGCGACCCGCGGCCGGTCGTGCCCGGGCGGGAGGAGAAGTCCGTGGGCGCCGAGGAGACGTTCCCGGCGGACGTGGCCGACCTCGCGGTGGTGCAGGACAAGGCCCGCGAGCTGGCGGACCGGTGCGCGGTGCGCCTGCGGTCCCAGGGGCTGGTCGGCCGGACCATCGGCATCAAGATCCGCACCGCGGACTTCCGGACGCTGACCCGGTCCCGGACGCTGGTGACCCCCACGGACGTCGGCCGTGAGGTCTTCCTGACGGCCCGTGAGCTGCTGGCGGGCGTCGATCTGGGCGGTCTGCCGGTGCGGCTCGTCGGGGTTCGCGCCGAGGGACTCTCGCCCGCCGCGGTGACGATCCGGCAACCCACCCTCGTGGAGGCGTCGGACGATCAGGTCCAGGCGCGTGGTGATGCCGAGCGGGCCATGGACCGCGTGCGCGAGAGGTTCGGTCGGCGGTCGATCGAGGCCGGTCTTTCTCAGTCTGGTGGGGTATCGTCCGGCTCGACTATCACCATCCTTCCGACGGATCTATCCTGA